Proteins from a single region of Nakamurella deserti:
- a CDS encoding Lrp/AsnC family transcriptional regulator — MDALDRKLVDALRVDGRASYAELARAVGLSSSAVHERVAKLESSGVITGYRAVVAPSSIGLGVTALIGIEPGETSTDAEVVAALESMPEVESCYGVAGDEAYVVKVRVATVDELHLFLGRLRGISGVARTRTTVVLSTWFEGRPHSVPADDGRA; from the coding sequence ATGGATGCGCTGGACCGGAAGCTCGTCGACGCCCTGCGGGTCGACGGCCGGGCCAGCTACGCCGAACTGGCCCGGGCGGTGGGGTTGTCGTCGTCGGCGGTCCACGAGCGCGTCGCCAAGCTCGAGTCGTCCGGGGTCATCACGGGCTACCGGGCCGTGGTGGCGCCGTCCTCTATCGGTCTCGGGGTGACCGCCCTGATCGGCATCGAGCCGGGGGAGACGTCCACCGACGCGGAGGTCGTCGCCGCGTTGGAGTCGATGCCCGAGGTCGAGAGCTGCTACGGCGTCGCCGGCGACGAGGCCTACGTGGTCAAGGTCCGGGTCGCCACCGTCGACGAGCTGCACCTGTTCCTGGGGCGGCTGCGGGGTATCTCGGGGGTGGCCCGGACCCGGACCACCGTCGTACTGTCCACCTGGTTCGAAGGGCGCCCGCACTCAGTGCCCGCCGACGACGGCCGCGCCTGA